The Caretta caretta isolate rCarCar2 chromosome 5, rCarCar1.hap1, whole genome shotgun sequence genome contains a region encoding:
- the ALDH7A1 gene encoding alpha-aminoadipic semialdehyde dehydrogenase: protein MLPLSFALSRHVLLRKRILASCKRPAAFMTTFLINQPQYAWLKDLGLKEENEGVYNGIWGGRGEIVTTYCPANHEPIASVRQASLEDYEETIKKAKEAWKIWADVPAPKRGEIVRQIGDALRKKIKDLGSLVSLEMGKIFVEGVGEVQEYVDVCDYAVGLSRMIGGPVLPSERPGHALIEQWNPVGLVGIITAFNFPVAVYGWNNAIAMICGNACLWKGAPTTSLISVAVTKIVAKVLEDNKVPGAICSLICGGADIGTAMARDERVDLLSFTGSTKVGKQVALMVQERFGRSLLELGGNNAIIVFEDADLNLVIPSALFAAVGTAGQRCTTARRLFLHESIHDEVVEKLAKAYAQIRIGDPWDSTTLYGPLHTKQAVTMFLGAVEQAKQQGGSVVYGGKVLNRPGNYVEPTIVTGLPHNASIVHTETFAPILYVLKFKTEEEVFAWNNEVKQGLSSSIFTKDLGRIFRWLGPKGSDCGVVNVNIPTSGAEIGGAFGGEKHTGGGRESGSDSWKLYMRRSTCTINYSKDLPLAQGIKFQ, encoded by the exons ATGTTGCCGCTGAGCTTTGCTCTCTCCAGACACGTTTTACTGAGGAAGAGAATTTTAGCATCTTGTAAGAGGCCTGCTGCATTCATGACTACGTTCCTGATCAATCAGCCCCAGTATGCGTGGTTGAAAGACCTGGgactgaaagaagaaaatgaaggaGTGTATAATGGGatctggggaggaagaggagag ATTGTGACAACGTATTGCCCAGCTAACCATGAGCCAATAGCAAGTGTGCGACAG GCCAGCTTGGAGGACTATGAAGAAACAATAAAGAAAGCTAAAGAGGCATGGAAAATATGGGCAGAT gTTCCTGCACCTAAACGTGGAGAAATAGTGAGGCAGATTGGTGATGCCTTGAGAAAGAAAATCAAAGATCTGGGAAGCTTG GTCTCACTAGAGATGGGAAAGATTTTTGTCGAGGGTGTTGGTGAAGTTCAGGAATATGTTGATGTCTGTGACTATGCTGTTGGCTTGTCCCGAATGATCGGTGGACCTGTCTTGCCTTCAGAAA GACCTGGCCATGCCCTTATAGAACAGTGGAATCCTGTGGGATTGGTAGGAATTATCACTGCGTTTAACTTCCCCGTAGCAGTGTATGGTTGGAATAATGCAATTGCAATGATCTGTGGGAATGCTTGCCTCTG gaaaGGTGCTCCTACAACGTCCCTCATTAGCGTAGCTGTTACAAA GATAGTAGCTAAAGTTTTGGAGGATAACAAAGTGCCCGGTGCAATCTGCTCCCTGATATGTGGCGGAGCAGATATTGG CACAGCAATGGCAAGAGATGAGAGAGTGGACCTGCTCTCTTTCACTGGCAGCACTAAGGTGGGCAAGCAAGTGGCACTTATGGTTCAAGAGAGATTTG GACGGAGTCTGTTAGAGCTTGGTGGAAACAACGCCATTATTG TGTTTGAAGATGCAGATCTTAACCTAGTCATCCCCTCTGCTCTATTTGCTGCTGTGGGGACAGCCGGCCAGAGATGCACAACTGCCAGAAGGCTG TTCTTGCATGAAAGCATCCATGATGAGGTGGTGGAGAAACTTGCTAAGGCCTATGCACAGATTCGCATCGGTGACCCATGGGACT CTACCACTCTGTATGGGCCTCTCCACACTAAACAAGCAGTGACGATGTTCCTTGGTGCAGTGGAACAAGCCAAACAGCAGGGTGGCTCGGTGGTGTATGGTgggaag gTTCTAAATCGCCCTGGTAACTATGTTGAGCCAACAATTGTGACTGGCCTTCCCCATAATGCATCCATCGTGCACACTGAGACATTTGCCCCCATTCTTTATGTGCTGAAATTCAAG ACAGAAGAAGAGGTCTTTGCTTGGAATAATGAAGTAAAACAAGGTCTCTCTAGCAGCATCTTCACCAAGGATTTGGGCAGGATTTTCCGCTGGCTTGG GCCTAAGGGATCAGACTGTGGTGTTGTAAATGTTAACATTCCAACCAGTGGGGCTGAGATTGGAGGTGCTTTTG gtGGTGAAAAGCACACTGGTGGTGGAAGAGAATCTGGCAGTGATTCCTGGAAACTGTACATGAGAAGGTCCACTTG TACAATCAACTACAGCAAGGATTTGCCTTTGGCTCAAGGAATCAAGTTTCAATAA